AGATGCGCCGGTGTCTGATGACGGCGGAGTCGTCGTGCAGCCAGCTAACGCGAGACCCGTTGAGGCGAGCGCTACACTGGACGAGAGGATGAATTGTCGGCGACGCATGGTTGATTCCTTTGTTATGTGATGTGGTTGTGAAGCCGCGGTCGGTCGCACCGCGAACGGCAGCAACAGCAGTTGCCGATAAGCGGCGCCCGAGCTTCAGGCAGTGAATCAGCGGACCGTCTTTCTGATGCGCGCCTTCGCATTACCGAAGGACTGACGGATCCCGCCGGCCACCTGCTGCAAATCGCCCTTGATCTCCTGCGATCTGTTGCCGGTCGCCTTTCCGACTGCTTCATTCAGCTTGCCCTTGACCTTTTGGGCCGTGCCTTTGACCTGGTCCTTGTTCATGCAACCTCCTT
The sequence above is drawn from the Paraburkholderia phenazinium genome and encodes:
- a CDS encoding CsbD family protein; its protein translation is MNKDQVKGTAQKVKGKLNEAVGKATGNRSQEIKGDLQQVAGGIRQSFGNAKARIRKTVR